The following coding sequences lie in one Miscanthus floridulus cultivar M001 chromosome 9, ASM1932011v1, whole genome shotgun sequence genomic window:
- the LOC136481043 gene encoding uncharacterized protein, with product MAIPNYTYLKLKMLGPAGVMTVGTSFQRAYECEVKCCDHAAAIVASRELLALKKEVAEEAPDPKRSTGSFEPVEGSKEVLVHPGSSEGKVVRIGTTLSSK from the coding sequence atggccatccccaactacacctacctcaagctgaagatgctgggccccGCCGGGGTCATGaccgttggcacctccttccagcgcgcctacgagtgcgaggtcaagtgctgcGATCACGCCGCAGCGATCGTCGCCTCCAGAGAACTCCTggccctcaagaaggaggttgctgaagaagcacctgaccccaagAGGTCGACCGGGTCTTTCGAGCCAGTGGAGGGCTCTAAGGAGGTCCTTGTACACCCTGGCAGCTCCGAGGGcaaggtggtgcgcattggcaccacgctttcctccaaatag
- the LOC136481042 gene encoding uncharacterized protein: MAAYYREVRQLEDKFDDLELNHILRHLNKAADALAKAAYGREPVPTGIFTSDQHKPSIRYEGSEQAGDRSPTQGSGADQPLAPPDPKVMELEEDPATESDPLVDWRMLYLDDLLYETLPMDKMEARQLARRAKSFALVEGELYKRSHTGILQHYIPIE; this comes from the coding sequence atggctgcatactatcgagaagtccgccagctggaagacaagttcgatgacCTTGAGCTCAACCACATTCTGAGGCATCTCAACAAGGCAGCCGATGCGCTGGCTAAAGCGGCATATGGTCGAGAGCCAGTGCCAACGGGCATCTTCACCAGCGACCAGCACAAGCCCTCGATTCGCTAcgaggggtcggaacaagccggtGATAGGTCCCCCACCCAGGGCTCGggggctgaccagccattggCTCCGCccgaccctaaagtcatggagctcgaagaggacccagCGACAGAGTCCGACCCTCTAGTCGACTGGAGGATGCTTTACCTCGATGACCTCCTCTACGAGACTCTGCCaatggacaagatggaggctcgacAGCTCGCACGTCGTGCCAAGTCATTTGCTCTTGTGGAGGGTGAACTCTAtaagcgaagccacaccgggatcctgcagcactacatccccatcgaatag
- the LOC136483042 gene encoding uncharacterized protein translates to MRISSSTGGKMPTTGSRHSITPMLLPLLLLLLFNGCPVPCKGELRDSAPPAPAPAAAPPPSLCFETTGFNMSRMRDTGHVHGRITPSCCCSCTLPHHWCCSSILEWEGNGCDGWYWEEDYATYVQNLGALEVADAADEAVSQQEKLIDIQQKNDLSVLVAYDHKIIMLLKCIVVLVCLVIVGIAYVVARLS, encoded by the exons ATGAGAATCAGCTCATCAACGGGTGGCAAGATGCCGACGACAGGCAGCCGCCACAGCATTACGCCCATGCTGTTgccgttgctgctgctgcttctcttCAATGGATGCCCTGTTCCTTGCAAGGGCGAACTGAGGGACAGTGCACCTCCGGCGCCGGCCCCGGCAGCGGCGCCGCCCCCCAGTTTATGTTTTGAAACCACAG GTTTTAACATGAGTCGTATGCGTGATACGGGCCACGTCCACGGGCGTATTACCCCAT cttgctgttgttcttgcactctcccccaccattggtgttgctcttcgattttggag tgggagggcaatggatgcgatggttggtactgggaggaagattatgctacatacgtgcagaatttgggtgcgcttgaggtagcggatgctgctgatgaggcagtgagccagcaggagaagcttattgatattcaacagaagaatgatttgtctgttttagttgcgtatgatcacaaaataattatgttactgaagtgcattgtagttttagtttgtttagtgatagttgggattgcttacgttgtagccaggcttagttaa